A stretch of the Streptomyces sp. NBC_01428 genome encodes the following:
- a CDS encoding PQQ-dependent sugar dehydrogenase, which yields MVQRRAVTAVLVTAAFLVTAGCSSGGGGGSDDGGAFPGLGSSPSPASSSSGAAAEPTPPAKGSVKVVRTVTEDLDSPWGLAPLSEGGLLVSSRDKGTITRIDEKTGRKTVLGDVPGVAPAGEGGLLGIALSPDYAADHMIYAYVTTASDNRIVRMLYDAKKPAGEQLGAPDTIFKGIPKGIIHNGGRIAFGPDKMLYAGAGETGDRGQAQDKKALGGKILRMTPDGEPAPGNPFPGSVVYSYGHRNVQGLAWDDKQRLWASEFGQDTWDELNQIKPGDNYGWPVVEGIGKDAKYHNPVAQWHTDDASPSGIAYAEGSIWMAGLKGERLWRIPLNGTKTSADPEAFLQGKYGRLRTVVSAGGDKLWLMTSETDGRGSPGKGDDRLLEIEVK from the coding sequence ATGGTGCAACGTCGAGCAGTGACAGCCGTGTTGGTCACGGCCGCCTTTCTCGTGACGGCAGGCTGTTCCTCCGGCGGCGGAGGCGGCTCGGACGACGGAGGCGCGTTCCCCGGCCTCGGGAGCAGCCCCTCCCCCGCGTCGTCGTCCTCCGGCGCCGCCGCCGAGCCGACACCGCCGGCCAAGGGCTCGGTGAAGGTCGTCCGCACCGTCACCGAGGATCTCGACAGTCCCTGGGGTCTCGCGCCCCTGTCGGAGGGCGGCCTGCTGGTGTCCTCGCGGGACAAGGGGACGATCACCCGGATCGACGAGAAGACCGGCAGGAAGACCGTGCTGGGCGATGTCCCCGGGGTGGCGCCGGCCGGCGAGGGCGGCCTGCTGGGCATAGCGCTCTCCCCGGACTACGCCGCGGACCACATGATCTACGCGTACGTGACCACGGCCTCCGACAACCGCATCGTCCGCATGCTGTACGACGCGAAGAAGCCCGCCGGCGAGCAGCTCGGCGCACCGGACACGATCTTCAAGGGCATCCCCAAGGGGATCATCCACAACGGCGGGCGGATCGCGTTCGGTCCGGACAAGATGCTGTACGCGGGTGCGGGCGAGACGGGCGACCGGGGCCAGGCGCAGGACAAGAAGGCGCTCGGCGGCAAGATCCTGCGGATGACCCCGGACGGCGAGCCCGCACCCGGCAACCCGTTCCCCGGCTCGGTCGTCTACTCGTACGGCCACCGCAATGTCCAGGGTCTCGCCTGGGACGACAAACAGCGCTTGTGGGCCTCCGAGTTCGGCCAGGACACCTGGGACGAGCTGAACCAGATCAAGCCCGGTGACAACTACGGCTGGCCGGTGGTCGAGGGCATCGGCAAGGACGCGAAGTACCACAACCCGGTCGCCCAGTGGCACACGGACGACGCCTCCCCGAGCGGGATCGCGTATGCCGAGGGATCCATATGGATGGCCGGCCTCAAGGGCGAGCGGCTGTGGCGCATCCCGTTGAACGGCACGAAGACATCCGCCGACCCTGAGGCCTTCCTCCAGGGGAAGTACGGCCGGCTGCGCACGGTCGTCTCCGCGGGCGGCGACAAGTTGTGGCTGATGACGAGCGAGACCGACGGCCGCGGCAGCCCGGGGAAGGGCGACGACCGGCTCCTCGAGATCGAGGTGAAGTAG
- a CDS encoding DUF6191 domain-containing protein has translation MFEELFAPGRKHTNDERKRLELSRVDLNDGDPGRGPIDLTSGKVVVRAPRHDEDAETDAADAKDPAAAQDQKVPGAKDATPDQEAALAKDAAQDQNTDPDPDPDRDAAPENPGPPQAS, from the coding sequence ATGTTCGAGGAACTCTTCGCACCGGGCCGCAAGCACACCAACGACGAACGCAAGCGGCTGGAACTGAGCCGCGTGGACCTGAACGACGGCGACCCGGGCCGAGGCCCGATAGACCTCACCTCGGGCAAGGTGGTCGTACGGGCACCGCGGCACGACGAGGACGCCGAGACGGACGCGGCCGACGCGAAGGACCCGGCAGCGGCCCAGGACCAGAAAGTCCCCGGCGCGAAGGATGCGACCCCGGACCAGGAAGCCGCGCTCGCGAAGGACGCGGCCCAGGACCAGAACACGGACCCGGACCCGGATCCGGACCGGGATGCCGCCCCGGAGAACCCCGGCCCCCCGCAGGCGTCGTAG
- a CDS encoding helix-turn-helix transcriptional regulator, whose product MLGPVETRSVSPVFVGRTAELGVLNDALSRAATGEPQALLLGGEAGVGKTRLLEEFSVAAAREAAVVACGGCVEIGADGLPFAPFSTALRALRRILPDELAAAAAGQEEELARLLPELAEATPGRRYDEEGMARLFELTARLLERVAADRTVVVVLEDLHWADASTRHLLAYLFRTLRSGRLVVIATYRADDIHRRHPLRPLLAELDRLRTVRRLELGRFSRAEVGRQIAGILAREPDPAQVDEIFARSDGNAFFVEELAVAAHEGCRTGLTDSLRDLLLVRVERLPESAQRIARIVAEGGSTVEYALLAAVAGLAEDDLIEALRACVGANILLASPTGDGYRFRHSLVREAVSDDLLPGERSRFNRRYAEALEADPALVPADERVTRLASYWYHAHDAAKALPAVLDASVEARRRHAHSEQLRLLERAMELWEVAPDTVRAALRPVDYVEAYPACGCDPATAPLSYLDLMAEAAVAGRLCGERERALKTTRRALHLLENTGDPLRAAWFWLQRSRLVQAQVRGDGWEELATAQELVRGLPPSEVHAEVLSMVAAWCMLHEPGHGALSAAERAVEYARMVGARDVELNARLTLGGLMVDSGDVEAGLAAMYQVKEAAHQHGAAYVVGRLHINLPSHLESVGRSRESVAILREGVELARGNGLLDTLAWVWGNLSESLYALGQWDEAVEAARNALGVGLSGKASGVGAARLAPVALARGDLAEATRQLTAARSHFGTHDPMPQHSLPLLGTTIGIAAGEGRLLDARTALEQALDTGFPPGTQRYGWPLLLAAATAEADARGLPVAAPGRAPTVERIRVAAKSLAVGAPVWLVHAEWVRAELDRAEGMSTTDQWSDVVTALEPLERPYDLARVRLRLAEALLVSGTDDDRARATELLRLARAAADHLGARPLTDAVALLAQRARLPLEHAPERPAVPADPAAALGLTGRERDVLRLVAAGRTNRQIAEELFISPKTASVHVSNILAKLDVSGRGEAAALAHRLRLFPPEPSAVPAADRGLR is encoded by the coding sequence ATGCTCGGGCCCGTGGAGACCAGGTCCGTGAGCCCCGTGTTCGTCGGACGCACCGCCGAACTGGGGGTGTTGAACGATGCACTCTCCCGTGCCGCCACGGGAGAGCCACAGGCGTTGCTGCTCGGCGGGGAGGCCGGCGTCGGCAAGACCCGCCTCCTGGAGGAGTTCTCCGTCGCCGCCGCCCGCGAGGCCGCCGTCGTCGCCTGCGGCGGCTGCGTCGAGATCGGCGCCGACGGCCTCCCCTTCGCCCCGTTCTCCACGGCGTTGCGCGCCCTGCGCCGCATCCTGCCCGACGAACTCGCCGCCGCGGCCGCCGGACAGGAGGAGGAACTCGCCCGCCTCCTGCCCGAACTCGCGGAAGCGACCCCCGGGCGGCGCTACGACGAAGAGGGCATGGCCCGCCTCTTCGAGCTCACCGCCCGCCTCCTGGAACGCGTCGCGGCGGACCGCACGGTCGTCGTCGTACTGGAGGACCTGCACTGGGCCGACGCCTCCACCCGCCACCTGCTCGCCTACCTGTTCCGCACCCTGCGCAGCGGCCGGCTCGTCGTGATCGCCACCTACCGCGCCGACGACATCCACCGCCGCCACCCGCTGCGCCCCCTGCTCGCCGAACTCGACCGCCTCCGCACGGTCCGACGTCTCGAACTGGGCCGCTTCAGCCGGGCCGAGGTCGGCCGTCAGATAGCCGGAATCCTCGCCCGCGAGCCCGACCCCGCCCAGGTCGACGAGATCTTCGCCCGCTCCGACGGCAACGCCTTCTTCGTCGAGGAACTCGCCGTCGCCGCCCACGAGGGCTGCCGCACCGGACTCACGGACTCCCTGCGCGACCTGCTCCTGGTCCGCGTCGAACGGCTCCCGGAGAGCGCCCAGCGGATCGCCCGGATCGTCGCCGAGGGCGGCTCCACCGTCGAGTACGCGCTGCTCGCCGCCGTCGCCGGGCTCGCCGAGGACGACCTCATCGAGGCCCTGCGGGCCTGCGTCGGCGCCAACATCCTGCTCGCCTCGCCCACCGGCGACGGCTACCGCTTCCGCCACTCCCTGGTCCGCGAGGCCGTCAGCGACGACCTGCTGCCCGGCGAGCGCTCCCGCTTCAACCGCCGCTACGCCGAGGCCCTGGAGGCCGACCCGGCGCTCGTCCCGGCCGACGAACGCGTCACCCGGCTGGCCAGCTACTGGTACCACGCCCACGACGCCGCCAAGGCGCTGCCCGCCGTCCTCGACGCCTCCGTCGAGGCCCGGCGCCGACACGCACACTCCGAGCAACTCCGGCTCCTGGAGCGGGCGATGGAGCTGTGGGAGGTCGCCCCCGACACCGTGCGCGCCGCCCTGCGGCCCGTCGACTACGTGGAGGCCTACCCGGCCTGCGGCTGCGACCCCGCGACGGCCCCGCTGAGCTACCTCGACCTGATGGCCGAGGCGGCCGTCGCCGGGCGGCTGTGCGGAGAGCGCGAGCGCGCCCTGAAGACGACCCGGCGCGCGCTGCACCTCCTGGAGAACACGGGCGATCCGCTGCGCGCCGCCTGGTTCTGGCTCCAGCGCTCCCGGCTCGTCCAGGCCCAGGTCCGCGGTGACGGCTGGGAGGAACTCGCCACCGCCCAGGAGCTGGTGCGCGGCCTGCCGCCCTCCGAGGTGCACGCCGAGGTGCTGTCCATGGTCGCCGCCTGGTGCATGCTCCACGAACCGGGCCACGGCGCTCTCTCCGCGGCCGAACGCGCCGTGGAGTACGCACGCATGGTGGGCGCCCGGGACGTCGAACTCAACGCCCGGCTCACCCTCGGCGGCCTCATGGTCGACTCGGGCGACGTCGAGGCCGGACTCGCCGCGATGTACCAGGTCAAGGAGGCGGCACACCAGCACGGCGCCGCCTACGTCGTCGGCCGGCTGCACATCAACCTGCCCTCCCACCTGGAGTCCGTCGGACGCTCCCGCGAGTCCGTGGCGATCCTGCGCGAGGGCGTCGAACTCGCCCGCGGCAACGGCCTGTTGGACACCCTCGCCTGGGTCTGGGGCAACCTGTCCGAGTCGCTGTACGCCCTCGGCCAGTGGGACGAGGCCGTCGAGGCCGCCCGGAACGCGCTCGGCGTGGGGCTCAGCGGCAAGGCCTCCGGGGTGGGCGCCGCCCGTCTCGCGCCCGTCGCCCTCGCCCGCGGCGACCTCGCCGAGGCGACCCGCCAACTGACCGCAGCCCGAAGCCACTTCGGAACCCACGATCCGATGCCCCAGCACTCCCTTCCACTGCTCGGCACCACCATCGGCATCGCCGCCGGCGAGGGCCGCCTCCTCGACGCCCGCACCGCCCTGGAACAGGCCCTGGACACGGGCTTCCCGCCCGGCACCCAGCGCTACGGCTGGCCGCTGCTGCTCGCCGCCGCCACCGCGGAGGCCGACGCCCGTGGCCTGCCCGTCGCCGCGCCGGGCCGCGCCCCGACCGTCGAGCGCATCCGCGTGGCCGCCAAGTCCCTGGCGGTGGGGGCGCCCGTCTGGCTCGTCCACGCCGAATGGGTCCGCGCCGAACTCGACCGCGCCGAGGGCATGAGCACCACTGACCAGTGGTCCGACGTGGTCACCGCCCTCGAACCCCTGGAGCGCCCCTACGACCTGGCGCGGGTCCGCCTCCGCCTCGCCGAGGCCCTGCTCGTCTCCGGCACGGACGACGACCGCGCCCGGGCCACGGAACTCCTCCGGCTGGCCCGCGCCGCGGCCGACCACCTCGGCGCCCGCCCGCTCACCGACGCCGTCGCCCTCCTCGCCCAGCGCGCCCGCCTCCCCCTGGAGCACGCCCCCGAGCGGCCGGCGGTGCCCGCGGACCCGGCGGCGGCCCTCGGGCTCACCGGCCGCGAGCGTGACGTACTCCGGCTCGTCGCCGCAGGCCGCACCAACCGCCAGATCGCCGAGGAACTCTTCATCTCCCCGAAGACGGCCAGCGTCCACGTCTCGAACATCCTGGCCAAGCTGGACGTCTCGGGACGCGGCGAGGCGGCGGCGCTGGCCCACCGGCTGCGGCTCTTCCCGCCGGAGCCCTCCGCGGTCCCGGCGGCGGACCGGGGTCTACGCTGA
- a CDS encoding GNAT family N-acetyltransferase: protein MYAISLGDDGAQLRPLEPWHAEEFLAHLDRGREFIGQFIPFGSQSTDVPSTRAHLQRYADMRAADTGSLHGLWLDGKLVGGVLFLNFDAEQGNCEVGCWLEPAASGRGLVTRAMRVLIDWAVEGRGIHRIEWVAAAGNVPSLNVARRLGMTQDGVLREKHPYRGVRHDLEVWSVLAPDWRAARAHEAHKDH, encoded by the coding sequence ATGTACGCGATATCCCTGGGTGACGACGGGGCGCAACTGCGGCCCCTGGAGCCGTGGCACGCGGAGGAGTTCCTCGCGCACCTGGACCGCGGCCGCGAGTTCATCGGACAGTTCATCCCCTTCGGATCCCAGTCGACGGACGTGCCGTCCACACGGGCCCACCTCCAGCGGTACGCGGACATGCGCGCGGCGGACACCGGCTCCCTGCACGGTCTGTGGCTCGACGGCAAGCTCGTCGGCGGCGTGCTCTTCCTGAACTTCGACGCCGAGCAGGGCAACTGCGAGGTCGGCTGCTGGCTGGAACCCGCCGCCTCCGGGCGCGGTCTCGTCACCCGCGCGATGCGCGTGCTCATCGACTGGGCCGTCGAGGGCCGCGGGATCCACCGGATCGAGTGGGTCGCCGCCGCGGGCAACGTGCCGAGCCTGAACGTGGCCCGCCGCCTCGGCATGACGCAGGACGGCGTCCTGCGCGAGAAGCACCCCTACCGCGGAGTCCGGCACGACCTGGAGGTGTGGTCCGTGCTCGCGCCCGACTGGCGCGCCGCACGTGCGCACGAGGCGCACAAGGATCATTAA
- the gatB gene encoding Asp-tRNA(Asn)/Glu-tRNA(Gln) amidotransferase subunit GatB produces the protein MTTTTDELVSYEDALATYDPVMGLEVHVELGTKTKMFCGCSTELGAEPNAQTCPTCLGMPGALPVVNAIGVESAIKIGLALHCEIAEWCRFARKNYFYPDMPKNFQTSQYDEPIAFNGYLDVQLEDGEVFRVQIERAHMEEDTGKSLHVGGATGRIHGASHSLLDYNRAGIPLIEIVTKPIEGAGERAPEVAKAYVAELRELIKALGVSEARMEQGQMRCDVNLSLRPHGREKFGTRSETKNVNSLRSVERAARFEIQRHAAVLNSGGTIIQETRHFHEDTGSTTSGRVKEEAEDYRYFPEPDLVPVAPSRDWVEELRAGLPEQPLARRNRLREEWGVNAHDMQSMLNAGAIDPIVATIEAGADAASARKWWMGELARSANESGKALEDLPITPAQVARVTELVTAGDLNDKLARQVIEGVLAGEGTPDEVVEKRGLKVVSDEGALTAAVDEAIAGNPGIADKIRGGKVQAVGALVGAVMKATRGQADAARVKELILEKLGVGES, from the coding sequence GTGACCACCACGACCGACGAGTTGGTGTCGTACGAGGACGCCCTGGCGACCTACGACCCCGTCATGGGCCTCGAAGTCCATGTCGAACTCGGCACCAAGACGAAGATGTTCTGCGGCTGTTCGACCGAGCTGGGCGCCGAGCCCAACGCGCAGACGTGCCCGACCTGCCTCGGCATGCCCGGCGCGCTGCCGGTCGTCAACGCGATCGGCGTCGAGTCCGCCATCAAGATCGGCCTCGCGCTGCACTGCGAGATCGCCGAGTGGTGCCGCTTCGCCCGGAAGAACTACTTCTATCCGGACATGCCGAAGAACTTCCAGACCTCCCAGTACGACGAGCCGATCGCCTTCAACGGCTATCTGGACGTCCAGCTGGAGGACGGCGAGGTCTTCCGCGTGCAGATCGAGCGCGCCCACATGGAGGAGGACACCGGCAAGTCGCTGCACGTCGGCGGTGCCACCGGCCGTATCCACGGCGCCTCGCACTCGCTGCTCGACTACAACCGCGCGGGCATCCCGCTCATCGAGATCGTCACCAAGCCGATCGAGGGCGCGGGCGAGCGTGCACCCGAGGTCGCCAAGGCCTACGTCGCCGAGCTGCGCGAGCTCATCAAGGCGCTCGGTGTGTCCGAGGCCCGGATGGAGCAGGGCCAGATGCGCTGCGACGTGAACCTCTCGCTGCGCCCGCACGGCCGCGAGAAGTTCGGCACGCGCTCCGAGACGAAGAACGTCAACTCCCTGCGTTCCGTGGAGCGTGCCGCCCGCTTCGAGATCCAGCGCCACGCCGCGGTGCTGAACTCCGGCGGCACGATCATCCAGGAGACCCGCCACTTCCACGAGGACACCGGGTCCACGACCTCGGGCCGCGTGAAGGAGGAGGCCGAGGACTACCGGTACTTCCCGGAGCCCGACCTCGTCCCCGTCGCCCCCTCCCGTGACTGGGTGGAGGAGCTGCGTGCCGGGCTGCCCGAGCAGCCGCTGGCCCGCCGCAACCGGCTGCGCGAGGAGTGGGGCGTCAACGCCCACGACATGCAGTCGATGCTCAACGCCGGTGCCATCGACCCGATCGTCGCGACGATCGAGGCCGGTGCCGACGCCGCGTCCGCCCGCAAGTGGTGGATGGGCGAGCTGGCGCGCAGCGCCAACGAGTCGGGCAAGGCGCTGGAGGATCTGCCGATCACCCCGGCGCAGGTCGCCCGGGTGACCGAGCTGGTCACGGCCGGCGATCTGAACGACAAGCTGGCCCGCCAGGTCATCGAGGGAGTCCTCGCCGGCGAGGGCACTCCGGACGAGGTCGTCGAGAAGCGCGGCCTGAAGGTCGTCTCGGACGAGGGCGCGCTGACCGCCGCCGTCGACGAGGCCATCGCCGGGAACCCGGGCATCGCCGACAAGATCCGCGGCGGCAAGGTCCAGGCCGTGGGCGCGCTCGTCGGCGCGGTCATGAAGGCGACCCGCGGCCAGGCCGACGCGGCCCGCGTCAAGGAGCTCATCCTGGAGAAGCTGGGCGTCGGCGAGAGCTGA
- the gatA gene encoding Asp-tRNA(Asn)/Glu-tRNA(Gln) amidotransferase subunit GatA — protein sequence MTDTNVNIIKLTAAEIAEKIAAGELTAVEVTEAHLARIGAVDEKVHAFLHVDREGALAQARAVDAKRAAGEKLGPLAGVPLALKDIFTTEGIPTTVGSKILEGWIPPYDATLTKRLKAADVIILGKTNMDEFAMGSSTENSAYGPTGNPWDLTRIPGGSGGGSSAALASYQAPLAIGTDTGGSIRQPAAVTGTVGVKPTYGAVSRYGMVAFSSSLDQGGPCARTVLDAALLHEVIAGHDPMDSTSIDAPVPPVVEAARNGSVAGMRVGVVKQFRGEGYQAGVVQRFDEAVTLLKELGAEIVELDCPSFDLALSAYYLIAPSECSSNLARFDGLRYGARVGDDGTHSAEEVTALTREAGFGPEVKRRIMLGTYALSSGYYDAYYGSAQKVRTLITRDFEKAFEQVDVIVSPTTPTTAFPIGERADDPMAMYLADLCTIPTNLAGNSAMSLPCGLAPEDNLPVGLQIIAPALQDDRLYKVGAAVEAAFVEKWGHPLLEEAPSL from the coding sequence ATGACGGACACCAACGTCAACATCATCAAGCTCACCGCCGCCGAGATCGCCGAGAAGATCGCGGCGGGCGAGCTGACGGCCGTCGAGGTCACCGAGGCCCACCTCGCCCGGATCGGCGCCGTCGACGAGAAGGTGCACGCCTTCCTGCACGTCGACCGCGAGGGCGCCCTCGCGCAGGCCCGCGCCGTGGACGCCAAGCGCGCCGCCGGCGAGAAGCTCGGCCCGCTCGCCGGTGTGCCGCTCGCGCTGAAGGACATCTTCACCACCGAGGGCATCCCGACCACGGTCGGTTCCAAGATCCTCGAAGGCTGGATCCCGCCGTACGACGCGACGCTCACCAAGCGGCTGAAGGCCGCCGACGTCATCATCCTCGGCAAGACCAACATGGACGAGTTCGCCATGGGGTCCTCCACCGAGAACAGCGCGTACGGCCCGACCGGCAACCCGTGGGACCTCACCCGCATCCCCGGCGGCTCCGGCGGCGGCTCGTCCGCGGCCCTCGCCTCCTACCAGGCGCCGCTCGCGATCGGCACCGACACCGGCGGTTCCATCCGCCAGCCCGCCGCCGTCACCGGCACGGTCGGCGTCAAGCCGACGTACGGCGCCGTGTCGCGGTACGGCATGGTCGCCTTCTCCAGCTCCCTCGACCAGGGCGGCCCCTGTGCCCGTACGGTCCTGGACGCGGCCCTGCTCCACGAGGTCATCGCCGGCCACGACCCGATGGACTCGACGTCCATCGACGCCCCGGTCCCGCCGGTCGTCGAGGCCGCCCGCAACGGCAGTGTCGCCGGCATGCGCGTCGGCGTCGTCAAGCAGTTCCGCGGCGAGGGCTACCAGGCCGGCGTGGTGCAGCGCTTCGACGAGGCCGTCACCCTGCTCAAGGAGCTGGGCGCCGAGATCGTCGAGCTGGACTGCCCGTCCTTCGACCTGGCGCTCTCCGCGTACTACCTGATCGCCCCCTCCGAGTGCTCGAGCAACCTCGCCCGCTTCGACGGCCTGCGCTACGGCGCGCGCGTCGGCGACGACGGCACGCACTCCGCCGAGGAGGTCACCGCCCTCACCCGTGAGGCCGGCTTCGGCCCCGAGGTGAAGCGCCGCATCATGCTCGGCACGTACGCGCTCAGCTCCGGCTACTACGACGCGTACTACGGCAGCGCCCAGAAGGTCCGGACGCTCATCACCCGCGACTTCGAGAAGGCGTTCGAGCAGGTCGACGTGATCGTCTCGCCGACCACGCCCACCACCGCCTTCCCGATCGGCGAACGCGCGGACGATCCGATGGCGATGTACCTCGCGGACCTGTGCACCATTCCGACCAACCTGGCCGGCAACTCCGCCATGTCGCTGCCCTGCGGTCTCGCCCCGGAGGACAATCTCCCGGTCGGTCTGCAGATCATCGCCCCCGCTCTCCAGGACGACCGGCTGTACAAGGTCGGCGCCGCCGTCGAGGCCGCCTTCGTGGAAAAGTGGGGGCACCCGCTGCTTGAGGAGGCTCCGTCGCTGTGA
- the gatC gene encoding Asp-tRNA(Asn)/Glu-tRNA(Gln) amidotransferase subunit GatC → MPGITREEVAHLARLARLELKGEELDHFAGQLDDIIGAVARVSEVADQDVPPTSHPLPLTNVMRADEVRPSLTPEQALSGAPAQEQQRFKVPQILGED, encoded by the coding sequence ATGCCTGGCATCACGCGCGAGGAGGTCGCCCACCTCGCACGGCTGGCGCGTCTGGAGCTGAAGGGCGAAGAGCTCGACCACTTCGCCGGCCAGCTCGACGACATCATCGGCGCGGTCGCCCGCGTCAGCGAGGTCGCCGACCAAGACGTACCGCCGACCTCTCATCCGCTGCCGCTGACGAACGTCATGCGCGCGGACGAGGTCCGTCCGTCGCTCACCCCCGAGCAGGCGCTCTCCGGCGCCCCGGCCCAGGAGCAGCAGCGTTTCAAGGTGCCGCAGATCCTGGGGGAGGACTAA
- a CDS encoding EAL domain-containing protein: MEPTESAAPDSRLRLSRMTGAWLAGMRTGRSAQRPAPSGLGAAPLGAPAPSGAGPLAAGRGTGLPGQDPERRTAWPALPAAVVGAAGIVLGAGFYRAFSGHHALFPCGTVGWALALLTGIIVGHLVALGRARWWGGTGSGGALILAVLLLYGWVPAGMVSLTVVVLVGTARRNRWRQGVLHGAVDILGIGAGALVLASFGRFPSVETPWDATTWTLYAAPQVVLVACTYLAVTRGLLWCLHARRGGGLRTVARTALVRQGLVAVAVLGIAPLVCVVAMSQPMLLPLFSIPLIALDSTLWIARARAEEQLRDPLTGLPNRQWLLERTWTALDDAERIGARSALMLIDLDRFRSVNDTLGHLAGDRLLLQIADRLRLALPRGAEAARLGGDEFAVLLPVADSTTSATRVARNLVAALGSPLDLDGLTLVLEASAGLAVFPDHALDAEGLLRRADVAMYQAKRDRTGVEVYESKRDSNTPDRLGLLGDLRRALDAGDVELHYQPKVRFDGQVAGLEALVRWVHPERGKVPPDEFIAIAESSGLMPHLTEYVLETALAQVARWRAQGLFVPVAVNVSPRDVHTPGFAGSVAARLARHGVPAGALQLEITEHVLLEDPQRAADTLAALTGHGVKMSLDDFGTGYSSLVHLRRLPVSELKIDRSFVARLAVDTEDAEIVRCTVDLAHSLGLLVVAEGVEDDETWERLRDLGCDAVQGWLVAAAMPPEEATAWLLARGSRGWQRPRAALPAAE; this comes from the coding sequence ATGGAACCGACCGAGAGCGCCGCCCCGGACTCCCGGCTGCGACTGAGCCGGATGACCGGCGCGTGGCTGGCGGGAATGCGGACCGGACGGTCCGCGCAGCGTCCCGCGCCCAGCGGCCTCGGTGCCGCACCGCTCGGCGCTCCCGCCCCGTCCGGCGCCGGCCCGCTCGCCGCCGGGCGCGGCACCGGTCTGCCCGGCCAGGACCCCGAACGCCGCACGGCCTGGCCCGCACTGCCCGCGGCGGTCGTCGGCGCGGCCGGCATCGTCCTGGGCGCCGGTTTCTACCGGGCGTTCAGCGGCCACCACGCGCTCTTCCCGTGCGGCACCGTCGGCTGGGCCCTCGCCCTGCTGACCGGCATCATCGTCGGCCACCTCGTCGCCCTCGGCCGCGCCCGCTGGTGGGGCGGCACCGGCTCCGGCGGGGCGCTCATCCTCGCGGTCCTGCTGCTCTACGGCTGGGTCCCGGCCGGAATGGTCAGCCTGACCGTCGTCGTCCTGGTCGGCACGGCCCGCCGCAACCGCTGGCGCCAGGGCGTGCTGCACGGCGCGGTCGACATCCTCGGCATCGGAGCCGGAGCGCTCGTCCTCGCCTCGTTCGGGCGGTTCCCGAGCGTCGAGACCCCCTGGGACGCCACGACCTGGACGCTGTACGCGGCTCCCCAGGTGGTCCTGGTCGCGTGCACCTACCTGGCCGTCACCCGGGGCCTGCTCTGGTGTCTGCACGCCCGGCGCGGCGGCGGACTGCGCACCGTCGCCCGTACGGCCCTGGTCAGACAGGGACTCGTCGCCGTCGCCGTGCTCGGTATCGCGCCGCTCGTGTGCGTCGTCGCGATGTCCCAGCCGATGCTGCTGCCCCTCTTCTCGATCCCGCTGATCGCCCTCGACTCCACCCTGTGGATAGCCCGCGCGCGGGCCGAGGAACAGCTCCGTGACCCGCTCACAGGACTGCCCAACCGGCAGTGGCTGCTGGAGCGCACCTGGACGGCCCTGGACGACGCCGAGCGCATCGGCGCACGGTCCGCGCTCATGCTGATCGACCTCGACCGGTTCCGGTCGGTGAACGACACGTTGGGGCACCTCGCCGGTGACCGGCTCCTCCTCCAGATCGCCGACCGGCTACGGCTCGCCCTGCCGCGCGGGGCGGAGGCCGCACGACTCGGCGGGGACGAGTTCGCCGTGTTACTGCCGGTCGCGGACTCCACCACGTCGGCCACCCGCGTCGCCCGCAACCTCGTCGCCGCCCTCGGCTCGCCGCTCGACCTCGACGGACTCACCCTCGTCCTGGAGGCCAGCGCCGGGCTCGCCGTCTTCCCCGACCACGCCCTCGACGCCGAGGGGCTGCTGCGCCGGGCGGACGTCGCGATGTACCAGGCCAAGCGCGACCGCACGGGCGTCGAGGTCTACGAGTCCAAGCGGGACTCCAACACCCCCGACCGACTCGGCCTGCTGGGCGACCTGCGCCGCGCGCTGGACGCCGGTGACGTCGAACTGCACTACCAGCCCAAGGTCCGCTTCGACGGGCAGGTGGCCGGCCTGGAGGCGCTCGTCCGCTGGGTGCACCCCGAGCGGGGCAAGGTGCCGCCGGACGAGTTCATCGCGATCGCCGAGTCGTCCGGGCTGATGCCCCACCTCACCGAGTACGTCCTGGAGACCGCCCTCGCGCAGGTCGCCCGCTGGCGCGCCCAGGGTCTGTTCGTACCCGTCGCGGTCAACGTCTCGCCCCGCGACGTCCACACCCCCGGCTTCGCCGGCTCCGTCGCCGCCCGTCTCGCCCGGCACGGCGTCCCCGCGGGAGCGCTCCAACTGGAGATCACCGAGCACGTGCTCCTGGAGGATCCGCAGCGGGCCGCCGACACCCTGGCGGCGCTCACCGGGCACGGCGTGAAGATGTCGCTGGACGACTTCGGCACCGGGTACTCCTCCCTCGTGCATCTGCGCAGGCTCCCCGTCAGCGAGCTGAAGATCGACCGGTCGTTCGTCGCGCGGCTCGCCGTCGACACCGAGGACGCCGAGATCGTGCGCTGCACCGTCGATCTCGCGCACTCGCTCGGGCTGCTCGTCGTCGCGGAGGGCGTCGAGGACGACGAGACGTGGGAGCGGTTGCGGGATCTGGGGTGTGACGCGGTGCAGGGGTGGCTGGTGGCGGCGGCGATGCCTCCGGAGGAGGCCACGGCGTGGTTGCTGGCGCGGGGGTCTCGGGGGTGGCAGCGGCCCCGCGCCGCGCTACCCGCGGCGGAGTAG